One Gemmatimonadaceae bacterium DNA window includes the following coding sequences:
- a CDS encoding 3-oxoacyl-[acyl-carrier-protein] synthase III C-terminal domain-containing protein yields MSHVSVGITGIAYAFPEHRRSLSELARRGQLQSAPEQLEAFGFSNVYVAECETPYSLALEAAAAVMTDSGVAASDIDVLLYCGTPSLAFTPGGSASDAVAHVATTRRFRYPATRLQFDLGLERASTVAVDQLACTSLFAAVRIARSLCAVGEARRVLCVSSEFFPEDAGREAIFNCTSDAACALVVEAGGDRNRIVSSAQVTKGYYWDCDAMRNEIVASYFPTARHVIGEALRAANWSATDVSLVLPHNVSARSWDILLGLTGIPRERLWDRNIARVGHTLAGDNFINLRDALDEGSVHPGDRLLLFSYGYGAHWTALTLEA; encoded by the coding sequence ATGAGCCACGTGTCTGTGGGAATCACCGGAATCGCGTACGCGTTTCCCGAACATCGCCGTTCGCTGTCGGAGCTGGCGCGACGCGGTCAGCTGCAGAGCGCGCCGGAGCAGCTCGAGGCTTTCGGGTTCTCGAACGTGTACGTCGCCGAATGCGAGACGCCCTACTCGCTGGCGCTCGAGGCGGCGGCCGCGGTCATGACGGACAGTGGTGTCGCCGCGTCCGACATCGACGTCTTGCTCTACTGCGGGACGCCGTCGCTCGCGTTCACGCCAGGCGGCTCGGCGAGCGACGCCGTCGCGCACGTCGCGACCACTCGACGGTTTCGGTATCCCGCCACGCGCCTTCAGTTCGACCTGGGTCTCGAGCGGGCGTCCACTGTCGCGGTCGATCAGCTCGCGTGCACGTCGCTCTTCGCAGCCGTGCGGATCGCGCGCTCGCTGTGCGCGGTCGGCGAGGCTCGCCGCGTGCTCTGCGTTTCGTCGGAGTTTTTTCCGGAAGACGCCGGGCGCGAAGCCATCTTCAACTGCACGTCCGACGCTGCGTGCGCGCTCGTCGTGGAAGCGGGCGGCGATCGTAATCGCATCGTTTCTTCGGCGCAGGTCACGAAGGGATACTACTGGGACTGTGACGCGATGCGGAACGAGATCGTCGCGTCCTACTTCCCCACCGCGAGACACGTGATCGGCGAAGCACTCCGCGCCGCGAACTGGTCGGCCACGGACGTGTCGCTGGTGCTTCCGCACAACGTCAGCGCGCGAAGCTGGGACATTTTGCTCGGCTTGACCGGCATCCCGCGCGAGCGCCTCTGGGATCGCAACATCGCGCGCGTCGGACACACGCTCGCCGGCGACAACTTCATCAACCTGCGCGACGCGCTCGACGAAGGCAGCGTCCACCCCGGCGACCGATTGCTGCTTTTCTCCTATGGATACGGCGCCCACTGGACGGCGCTCACGCTGGAGGCATGA
- a CDS encoding 4'-phosphopantetheinyl transferase superfamily protein has protein sequence MRLQLAAPQPAGKSWTIADSVCDSQQTGDLTPGERREYDSQPHEGRRRDWLAGRRAAKEAVAAHCGVPATHVRLVPRDGSAPTAVLRDDDTTPRALPISISISHCDGRGIAVVADHPARVGVDLERAGHIERDHLRYFLSPAEWLVAERAGATLVWALKEAAWKALGLTDATPFSALRLAIDRASALRGLWLRGDWIPATARWWRVDECLLAAAVYVDPMAESR, from the coding sequence GTGCGACTCCAACTCGCGGCGCCACAGCCAGCCGGAAAATCCTGGACGATCGCGGATTCGGTCTGCGACTCCCAACAGACCGGCGACCTGACGCCGGGCGAGCGGCGCGAGTACGACTCGCAGCCGCACGAGGGTCGCCGGCGCGATTGGCTCGCGGGGCGGCGGGCCGCGAAGGAAGCCGTTGCGGCGCACTGCGGCGTTCCGGCGACCCACGTCCGTCTCGTCCCTCGCGACGGTTCAGCGCCGACCGCTGTCTTGCGTGACGACGACACGACGCCCCGCGCTCTGCCGATCTCGATTTCGATCTCGCACTGCGACGGTCGCGGCATCGCGGTGGTCGCTGACCACCCCGCGCGGGTCGGTGTCGATCTAGAGCGCGCCGGCCACATCGAACGCGATCACTTGCGGTATTTCTTGTCACCGGCCGAGTGGCTCGTCGCCGAACGCGCGGGCGCGACGCTCGTCTGGGCGCTCAAGGAAGCCGCGTGGAAGGCGCTCGGGCTCACGGACGCGACGCCCTTCTCGGCGCTGCGTCTCGCGATCGACCGCGCGTCGGCGTTGCGCGGCTTGTGGCTGCGCGGCGACTGGATTCCGGCGACGGCCCGCTGGTGGCGCGTCGACGAGTGCCTGCTCGCGGCCGCGGTCTATGTCGATCCGATGGCGGAGTCTCGATGA
- a CDS encoding DUF488 domain-containing protein: MRTIGPRKKMGAFPVESPLTIWAIGHSTRPLDEFVSILEAHCIEVVVDVRRFPGSRRVPQFNPDTLAAGLSTAGIDYRWISALGGRRRSSDGSSATAWRHPAFRAYAEYAMTEEFADGLFELMMIAGGLRAVIMCAEILWWRCHRRIIADVLTSLGVEVVHIRDERPGEVHRLASPARLVGGLLTYAPK, translated from the coding sequence GTGCGCACAATAGGACCGCGGAAAAAGATGGGCGCGTTCCCCGTCGAATCGCCATTGACCATCTGGGCGATCGGTCATTCGACGCGCCCGCTCGACGAATTCGTCAGCATCCTCGAGGCTCACTGCATCGAGGTCGTGGTCGACGTGCGGCGCTTTCCGGGCTCGCGACGTGTGCCGCAATTCAATCCCGATACTCTCGCGGCCGGACTCTCGACGGCAGGAATCGACTATCGCTGGATTTCGGCGCTCGGCGGGCGGCGCCGCTCGTCCGACGGCTCGTCGGCGACCGCGTGGCGACACCCGGCATTTCGCGCGTACGCCGAATACGCAATGACCGAGGAGTTCGCCGACGGACTGTTCGAGCTGATGATGATCGCCGGCGGTCTGCGAGCCGTGATCATGTGCGCGGAGATTCTCTGGTGGCGCTGCCATCGTCGCATCATCGCCGACGTCCTCACGTCACTCGGCGTCGAAGTCGTGCACATTCGCGACGAACGTCCCGGCGAGGTCCACCGACTCGCCTCACCCGCGAGACTAGTCGGTGGACTTCTGACGTACGCGCCGAAGTGA